The Aminivibrio sp. genomic sequence AGGGTTTTCTCCCCCCGGCTTTCCAGGAGTTCGTTGACGAGATTGCAGGACGTGGTGAACCGAACCCGAAGGTTCTTCCAGCAGGCTTCTATTCCAAGGGTCGTGGCGAGGTGGGTTTTCCCGCACCCGCTTTTGCCCAGGAAGAGAATATTCTACCCTGCCCCGTTTTATGCCCCCATTGTGTTGTTCAATAGTACAGGCTTTCGAGCTTGTCAACAGCCTCCTGTTTCTGGTCCGGGGCAAGGTGGGCGTATCTCAGCGTTTGATCCAGCCGGGAATGCGTCATCAACTCTTTTATAGTCAGTATGCTAACACCTGCCATTACCAGTTGAGACGCGAAATCGTGTCTGAGGTCGTGCCAGCGGAAATTCTCAATGTCGGCATCACGTATTGTCTTTTCCCACGATGACCGCACATCATGCATTGATTTCCCGGTGGGACCGATGAAGAGAAATTCACCCAGTCCGGTTCTTTGCCTAAACTGCCTCCACTCTGAGAGCACTCGGAAAACGATAGGGTTCATCGGTATAAAATTTTGTTTGTCGCCTTTTGCAGTGTCACGGCGGAGCCGGATGGTTCGCGTTTCAAAGGCGATGTCATCCCACCGGAGCTTTAGTAAAGCACCTCTGCGGATGCCTGTGTTCAGAGCAACCAAGACGATTGTTTTCAGGTAGTCCGGTTCTCCGGGCTTTTCCCGTTTGTCAAGGACGGTTAGTAGACGGTTTCTTTCATCAGGGCTCAAGTATCGTATAATTTCAACTGAGTCGGATTCAGGAAGTTTTTTTACCTTTT encodes the following:
- a CDS encoding site-specific integrase, giving the protein MAVEKLTNTNVKNFTPKEKRYTVRDSEIQGLILRVEPSGKKLFYLDYRTKVTDKRSSLKIGDASILTVSQAREVAKTKLADLIRGIPITTGKKPDEITVGEIFELYRKQVLVHHKSTNAENFISRDFGIFFPRACSTLTGEDLATWRSEEKKKGKKASSMNRASNAFLAMVRWARENDKIAICPLIQKKVKKLPESDSVEIIRYLSPDERNRLLTVLDKREKPGEPDYLKTIVLVALNTGIRRGALLKLRWDDIAFETRTIRLRRDTAKGDKQNFIPMNPIVFRVLSEWRQFRQRTGLGEFLFIGPTGKSMHDVRSSWEKTIRDADIENFRWHDLRHDFASQLVMAGVSILTIKELMTHSRLDQTLRYAHLAPDQKQEAVDKLESLYY